The Salinispora tropica CNB-440 genome has a window encoding:
- the upp gene encoding uracil phosphoribosyltransferase, translated as MEVHVIDHPLAQARLTAMRDARTDSASFRAALHELTTMLVYEAARSFPVERYPVQTPVTDTQGTRLANPPLLVPVLRAGLGMADAALGLLPESSMGFVGLARDEETFEPRAYMESLPPDLTGLPVLVLDPMLATGGSLEHCCRLLADRGCTDITVLCVLAAPAGIDRLDRSGLPLRLVTAAVDEGLNDRRFIVPGLGDAGDRQFGGMPRF; from the coding sequence GTGGAAGTACACGTCATTGACCACCCGCTTGCCCAGGCGCGGCTGACCGCGATGCGCGACGCCCGGACGGACTCGGCCTCGTTCCGCGCCGCGCTGCACGAACTCACCACCATGCTGGTATACGAGGCGGCCCGCTCCTTCCCCGTCGAGCGCTACCCGGTGCAGACCCCGGTCACCGACACCCAGGGCACCCGACTCGCCAATCCGCCGCTGCTGGTGCCGGTGCTGCGCGCCGGCCTCGGCATGGCCGACGCCGCGCTGGGCCTGCTGCCGGAGTCGTCGATGGGCTTCGTCGGCCTGGCCCGGGACGAGGAGACCTTCGAGCCGCGCGCGTACATGGAGTCGCTCCCGCCTGACCTCACCGGGCTGCCGGTGCTGGTGCTCGACCCGATGCTCGCCACCGGTGGCTCGTTGGAGCACTGTTGCCGGCTGCTCGCTGATCGGGGGTGCACCGACATCACTGTGCTCTGCGTGCTCGCCGCGCCTGCCGGAATTGACCGGCTGGACCGCTCAGGTCTGCCCCTGCGCCTGGTGACGGCCGCGGTCGACGAGGGCCTCAACGACCGTCGGTTCATCGTCCCCGGCCTGGGTGACGCCGGTGACCGGCAGTTCGGCGGGATGCCCCGCTTCTGA